The Afifella aestuarii DNA segment CACATCGCTTTCGTGCTGCGGCCAGGCGCCCCGGCGGATGCACAGAATGCAGCGGAAGACCTGGGCGATGCCCTGCTGGAAGAGCAGGATGCCGGCGGCGACGATGATGAGCTTGAACTGGAAGATCGGCACGTTGGCCGGGCTCATGACGCTCACTTCCATGTAGCGGAGCGAGCGCGAGGCGTATTTCCAGCCGGCGAAGATGAGGGCGAGGATGCCCGGGAAGAAGAACAGGAAATAGAGAACGAGCTCGACGATCGCCTGGGTGCGCGGCCGCCAGAGCCTGTAGACGACGTCGCCGCGCACATGGCCGTCGCGCGACAGGGTGTAGGCGCCGCCCATCATGAAGAGCGCGCCGTACATCATGTAGGAAATGTCGAAGGCCCAGCTCGTCGGGGCGCCGAGCACATAGCGCACGAAGACTTCGTAGCCGACGCCGAACGTCATGACGAGTATCGACCAGGCAAAGGCCTTGCCGAACCACGCGGAGACCCTGTCGGCGAAACGGATATAGGCTTCCATCGGAAAACCGCTCGGGATCGGGCTGGGAAACGGAGGAGGGGCGGGGGCCCAAAACCCCCGCCGAAAGGTCTCAGAAGCCGAGCTTGCCGGGGAAGTAATGCTCGTAGGCGAGCTTGTAATTCGCCTGGTTCATCAGGCTGTAGAAGGCGACGCGCTCCGACCAGGCTTTCTGGCTGTCGACCACCTTGGCGAAGAACTCGTCCTGCATCAGGCCTTCGAGGACGGTGTCCCAGGATTCAAGCTGGGCCGCCATGATGGCGTCCGGCGTGCGCGAGACGGTGACGCCGTCTTCGTTGATGAGGCCCTGCAGATCCTTCGAATACTGATCCATGGCGAGGCCGTAATTGGCGGTGTTCGCCGCCTCCGCCCCGTATTCCAGGATCGCCTGGAGATCGGGATCGAGGGAATCGAAGAGATCCTTGTTGAAGGCGATTTCGAAGAACTCCGCCGCCTGGTGATAGGAGCCGAGCATGTAGTTCTTCGACACATCCTGGGCGCCGAAGCGTCGGTCGGAGGTCGGGTTATTGAACTCGAAGGCCTCGATGACGCCGCGCTCGAGCGCCGGCACGATTTCGCCGCCTGGAAGCTGCGTCACCGACAGGCCCATGCCCTGCATGATGTCCGTGGCAAGGCCCACGGTGCGGTATTTGAGGCCCTTCATCTGATCGGCGGAGGTGATTTCCTCCTTGAACCAGCCGAGCGGCTGGGTCGGCATCGGCAAGGCGAAGAAGCCGACGATGTTGAGGCCCAGAACGTCCTGGACGAGCTCGCGGTAAAGATCCTTGCCGCCACCGAAATGGATCCAGGCCAGAATCTGCGACGCGTCGGCGCCGAAGACCGGGCCGGTGCCGAAGAGCGAGGCGGCCTTGTTCTTACCGTACCAATAGGCGGTCACGGTGTGGGTGGCGTCGATGACGCCGTCGGCAACCGCGTCCTGGACCTGGAAGGCCTGGACCACGGCACCCGCCGGCAGAAGATCGATCTTGAGCCGACCTCCGGACATTGCCTCGACGCGGTCGGCATATTGCTTCGCCATGTCCTGAAAAACGTCCGAGGCGGGCCAGGACGACTGCATCTTCAAGGTTTGCGTGCCCTGGGCGGAGACGATGGCCGGAGCGGCAAGCGCGCCTGCCGCGCTCCCCGCGGCGAGGGTTCCGGCTTTCAAGAAAGATCGGCGCGATACGGGCGTTTTGCTCTCAGACATGTTTCCTCCCGGATGTCGTTTCCGGCTTTTGTCGCCGGTCTTTTGCTTGCCGGCATATCTGAGCCTGGAAAACGTCTGAGTTCAAGTAGAAGTCTTGAGTCGATGTAGAAAGACGGCGTCACAGGGCGGTGAAGGGAGACTTTTAAGAACAAAAATCGCGGGTCTGATTTCTAAGATAACTGACGGTTTCTTTAACTCGTAAAGTGATTGACTTGGGGTGTTGGGTGAGGCGGCGCCTGAGTGCTGCGGGGCGATGTCGACCGATGAGAGGCGTCCGCAGAACTTGCCGGGGCGACAGAGGGGGGCGCGACAGAAGACGAAGGAAGCGGGGCTTGTTCGCTCTTCCTCGAGACGGTAGATAGCAGGAGCTTGGCGCCTGTGCCCGTCGGCCGCGTGTCGGGGCTCGGGTGCGATCGATCAGGCCCCGTAGCTCAGCAGGATAGAGCATCGGATTCCTAATCCGAGGGTCACAGGTTCGAATCCTGTCGGGGTCACCATTTTCTGAGTATTCGGCCCGGAGAAACGGGTGATGGCCTGGTTCCGGCGTGGGCGCCGCTCACCGTCTTTGGCTTTCGGTTTCCTGGCGTAATCCGCGCACCGGCCAGATCTCCAAAATGCCGGCGACGAGGACGAGGGCGCCGCCGATGATTTCGAGGCGCTGCAGCGCTTCGCCGGCGAGCACAGCGGCCGAGGTCGCCCCGACGAGAACCTCCGCCATCAAGAGGATTCCGACACGCGCCGGCTCCAGGCGGACGGTCGCCCACATGAGCGCGGCGATGGAAAGGCCCCACCACAGGCCGCCGCCGGCAAGCGTGACCGCAAGGAGGGAGAGGAGGGTGCGAATGCCGTCCGGCTGCGGCCACGTCTCCAGGACGGGCGCGAGAAGGAGCGCAGTCGCCGCCGCGCCGACGGCGAAGACGAAGGCCGCCTCACGCGGCTGAAGACCCGATTTCGTGCGCATGCCGGTGGTGGCGACCGACCAGAGAATGCCCGCGAGAAGCCCCATCCATTCGCCGGTGCTTTTCGGCATCGGGACACCGCCATCGGCGCCGAGCATCACGACGAGACCGACAAGCCCGACGGCGATGGCGGCGATGCGCATCGGCGGCGTCGGCCAGCCCATGACGTAGCGGCCGATCAGCGTGCTCCAGACGGGCGTCAGGAAGTAAAGAAGGATGACGATCGCCACGCGGCCATAGACGAGGCCGATGGAATAGAGCGCAAAGGCGGCGCCGCCGAGCGCGACCGAGGCGAAAGCGGGGAGGCCGGCACGGGCGATGGCGTGGCGGCGGAAAATGGCTGCGGGAGAGAGAAGAAGAGCCGCGGCGAAGGTGATCGCCAGCGTGCCCCAGGCGCCGGGGAGGCCGAGACCCGATAGCGCGCGGACCGGAAGCCAGTAGAATCCCCACAGGACGCCCGTTGCAAAGACGATGGCGGTGGCCAGAGACGTGGTGCGCTCGCGCTGCATCCGGCCTTCTCTAAAGCGCTTCAAGATCCGGCGGAAGCCGGCCGGTTCTTCGTCTTCTTACATATGCGAGCTGGCGGAGGTGCAAGCACCCCCGCCAGCTGTGTCAGCGGCAGCGCTTGGGGAGACTCTCCGGCCAGAGGCGGCGGTTGTCCGGGCCGTAGAGGACGCGCACGCCGCAGGTTTCGTTGACGCGGGCGAGGGGGCGGCCCTCTCTGTCGATCATCATGGCGTTGGCGCCGGTCGTGACGATCGCCCGGTCGTCGGAGAAGCGCGACGCATCGCGGTAGACGGGCGGGATGAGATAGCGGCCCTCGCTGTCGATATAGCCGTAAAGGCCTTCCTGCGCGGCCGCGTAGGCGAGGCCCTCATCGTCAGGGCGTGAAAGATCGCGGTACCGGCCGATCTCAAGGCGATCGCCGGAACGGTCCATCCAGCCGGGCTTTTCGTTCCGGTTCGGACGATTGAGCGCGACGCCGTTGCGGAAGGAACCGCCGCGGCCCTCGACGCTGAGCGTCTCATCGCCTTGCGCGTCGGCATAGACCGTCCTGTCCTCATCCTCGTTCCAGCCGACGAGCCAGTCGGCGTCCGCGGGCCACGCCCATTGCGCGGTGGGGAGGTCGGCCGTCGTCTCGCCGTCGCGATCGATCAGATGGGCGCCCTCGGCGGTGGCGAAGAGGGCGCGATCGCCGTGGAAGGACGAGCCGACGCCGCGGCGGAGCGGCAGAGCCCATTCGCCTTCGGCTGTCAGATAGCCCGTGGCGGGCCGGCGGATGGTGCGCAGCCAATGCCCGACACGGGCGAATTGCGTCTCGCGGCCATCGATTTCAACGTCGCCGTTCTCCGACAGAAGGAGATGGAGACCGGCCTCGTGGGACAGGACTTCGACACGCCCGTCCGGCCAGGTTGTGACTTGCAGCGAGGGCGTGAACGCCACGATCGTCTCGCCCGCGGCATTCACGATCGCCTTCGGCTTTGTGCTGAATATTTCGTCGGAGGGTTCGTCGCGCACCGCCCAAAGCTTGCCGTTGATGCGCTCGATCTCGGCGTAATCGGGATCGATAATCCAGGCACCGCTCTGGTCGATGACGCCGAGCCGGCCCTCGGCGGTCCTGGCGATCGCCTGTCCCTCGACGAAGTCCTGCACCGTGCGGAAGCGGGCCTCGCCCACCGGCTCCCCGGCCGCGATGTCGTAAAGCCTGAGGAGATCATCGGCCGCGGCCGTCTCCTGATAGGTGACGAGGCCGGGTGAGACGATCTTCAGGCCGAACCCGGAGGGGATGTCGTGGAGTGTGCCGTCGCGGCCGAGCGCCTGGATGTCGCCGTTGCGGGAGGTCAGCGCGTAGCCGTTGTGGAAGCGGCTGATGTGATCCTGTGACGGTTCCAGCAGCACTTTGCCCGTCTCGTCGATCATGCCGACGCCTTCGGCCGTGGCGATGGCGAAGCGGGGTTCGTCGGTCGTGAGCGGCTCGTCCTCCAGGAGGCTTACGTTGCCCCACGATTTGTCGACCACCATGCTGCCATCGGAGAGGAGGAGGCCGGTGCCCTCCTCGTTGCACTGACACCAGGTCTGGCCGAGGATCGCGACCGGTACCGGGCTTTCGCCCTTGTCGACGCGCGGCACGATCTCGACGCCGAAGCCGTCGAGCTTCTCGACCGCTTCGGGCGTGAGGAGGGGTTCAAGGTCGGGACCGAGGATGTTGAGCCTGCCGTCGATGTCGTTCGGCCAGTACCAGCCGCCTTTGATCTCGACGGAATCGATCTGGCCGACCCAGTCATGATCCTTGCGGGAGAGATAATGTCCGTCGCGCGAGATGAGCCCGGCGACGGCGCCGTTTTCGTCCTGCACGAGCAGGAGTTCGTCCTGGATCGTCCGCTCGGCGAGAAAACCCTTTTCGAGAACCACCGGCGCATCCGCCTGAGGCGCGAAGACCTGTGTGCCATCCTCCGCGCGATAGGTGACGAAGGGGCCGAACTGGCCGATCGAGGTGCGGCCCGGCCGGTCGATCTCCGCGAGCGTTTTGCCTGCGCGATTGATGATGAAGACCTCTCCGTCATCACCGGAGGCCCACCAGAGATCGTTGCTGATTTGCCGGATCTCCCGGTATTCGGAGCCGACGACGGTGCCATCGGGCTTGAGGAGCGCCTGATAGGTCGCGCCGCCAGCCGCCGTCCACAATCCGCCGGGCTGCCGCGGTGGGTCGATGTAATCGAAGAGCGGCGGCACCAGAACGTTCAAGTCGCTATCGACGATCCCGAGCGCGCCATGGGTGCGGACGAGGAAGAGGTTCGCCTCCGGAGCGCCGAACCCACCGACGATCTCCAGATCCGGCATCGAGCTGATCTCTTTGCCGTCCGGGCTTTTATAGACCGGGGCATAGGTGGTCTGGACCGGAGCGGGCTCGCCGGACCCGACGGAGAGGGAGGCGAGATGCCCCCCGAGATCGATATCGAGCCGCTTCCCGTCGCGCCCGATCAGCACCCATTCATAGAGTTTCCAGACCGGCGCCACACCGATTTCGGCAAAAGCCTGGGCCTCGCCGAAACCGGGCTCGATCACCCAGTCTCCCGATGTGTCGATGAAGCCCCAATGGCTTCCGTCCCTGGCGGCGGCGAGACCATGCGCGAAGGGCTGCACGGCGTCGAATTTCGGCGGGATCGCGAGCTTGCCGTCGCGATCGACGAAGCCCCATTTGTGATCGCTCAGGCCGTAGCCCTGGCGCTGGCCGGCCGCGATGTCATCGATGTTTCTGTCGGCTCTCGGAAGCTGCACCGCGGCCATGCCTTCGCCGAGCGCCGACATGCAGTCGTTGCTGCGGCTCGGCGTCTGTCCGGAGTTCGGATCCAGCGCGGAGAAGAGGATGGAGCTCCCCATGACGTCGCAGGTTCGCATCTGCGCATGCGCCATCGGTGCGGTGAGGGCGCTCGCGAGGAGGGCGGCGCTAAGTGTCGTCAAGGATGCCGTCTTGCTCATGATGGGCCGCCTCAATGCTTGCTGCCTTTGTCGTCTGCACGTTGTTCGGACGCATCGTTTTCGGATGCCCCGTCGTCGGGCGCATCGCCGCTCGCGTCGGTTTCGCAGGTCACTTCGTCCGGCCAAGTGCGGTTGCCGTTCCCATCCTCGACGATGATGTTGCCGCATTGGGCGGCGAAGCGGATCGTCGGCTCGCCCTCCTTGTCGATGAAGAAGAGATCGCCGTCGCGGTCGACCACGAGGGCCTTTCCTTCGCTGAAGGATTTTGCGGAGAGGTAGATGGCGGGCGTGGCGCGCGTACCGTCGCGGCGGAGGTAGCCGAGCCGGTTGCCCGAGATGTCGAGGCGCCGGAAATAGGCGAGCCCCTCGCTCATCGGCCCAAGCGTTTCGAAGAACGGGCCGATGACCTTGTTGCCGTCGGCATCCATGAAACCGACTTTGCTGGCCTCTTCGTCGCGATAGGCGACCAGACCCTCGCCGCCCGTTTCCTCGCGCAGGGCGTAGCGCCCGTCGATGCGTGCGAATTCTTTGCCCTCGCGGTCGATGAGCGTGGTCTCGCCCTCCTTGTCTAGGGTGCGGGCATAGCGGTCCATGCCCGGGATCGGCACGGTCGCGTCGGCATTGAGCGAAAGGATGTTGCCATCGGCACCGACGAGCAGCGTTTCGCTGCGGTCATAGGCACGCGCCACACGCTGCGGCAGGACGAAGTCCAGCCTTTGGGTGAAACGCGGGGGAACCCGCCATGCGCCGCTCGCATCGACGGCGCCCTGGCCGGAGCGGAAGGTCAGGATCGCCAAATTGCCCGCGGTCGTGACGTCTTCCGGATTGCCGTCCGCCTGCATGCGCGTCTCGCCTGACTCATCGAGGAGAAGGGCGCCGCCGTCCGCCGGGCGAACCAGGAAGCCTCCGCCCGGCATCTCGGTCGGTCTCTCGCCGAGGCCGTCAACGATCACCCGCTTTTCGCGGGGGGAGGCGAGGGCATAGGTTTGCTCACCGTCGACCCGGTGCTCGAGAAGATAGAGGCCGGAGGCAAGACGTTTGGGCTCGAGCGAGATGGTCTCGTCCGGATCGATCACCCATCCGCCATTGCGGTCGATGATGCCCCAGTGACGCCCTCCGTAGGTTGGCGCGGCCTTCTTCGCCGGGGCGAAGCCGTCTGCGAATTCGCCGATCTCGACGAATTTCGGCTCGCCCACCGTTTTGCCCGCCGCGATATCCCAGAGGCCCGCACGCGTGCTCCGGGTGTCGGGATCGCGCTCGCGATAGGTCAGGATGCCATCCGCCATCTTGTCGCGGCCGCGGAAGACGGCGCGCCGCACCGGATGCTCGCTGCCATCGGCGGCGACGATCAGCCCGTCGTCCTCGGACGGTTTCTGGGCGAGCGCATAGCCGTCATGGAAGGAGGCAAGCTGCCGGTAAGCCGGCTCAACGACCCAGTCGCCATCGGCCGCGATGGCGCCGTAAAGATCGTTGTCGGCGCGCACGACGAGCGGACCTTCGTCAGCATAATAGGCGTCGATGTCGGACCAGTCCGCGCGGGTGACGATCTCGCCCTCGTGGGTGAGGATCGCAGGCGGCGCATTTCGATCGTTCGGGCGCAAGGTTGCAAGCGGCAGGCTTTCCGCCTTGCCGTCGGCAGCGGACACCGGCGAGATGGAATAGACGTCAAGCTTTGCCAGCGTCTCGTCGTCGAGAAGCGGTGTGCCATCCGGGCCGAGCGCCTGGATTGCACCTTTGTCGTTGTCGTAGATCCACAGCGTATCGCCCTGCTCGCGCGCATAGCCGATGTCGGGAAAGTCTCTTTCGACGACCTCGCCGCCGGCACGGGCGATGATCACGCCGTCTTCGGTCTGGAAATAGGTGGAGGTCTCGTCGGACTTGATCTCCCGCGTGCCCTTGCCGAGTTCGGCAAGCGTGTTGCCCGCCGCGTCGAGCAGCAGCTCGGTGCGGCCCTCGGTTCTGGCGCGCCAGGTGCCGGGTGCGATCAGCCTGAGGCCGCGGAAGAAGGTGTCGTTCAGGGGCTTGCCGGTGGCATCCACCAGCTGCCAGCCGTCTTCGCGGTCGACGGCGAAGGTTTTCCCGTCGGTGATCGGCAGTTTTTGTGTGCCGAGCACCTCCGGCGCGACAACCCACGCGCCGTCCATGCCGAGAAGGCCCCAGGAGCCGAGATAGCGGCTTTCGCGGATCTGGACGAAGACGCCGTCCTCGATGAAGGGGGCCGGCTCCACCCGCATGGTGCCGTCAGGCAGGGAGAGGGATTTCGTGGTCGCTGCGTCCCACACGACGGGCGCAAGCGGCGCCTCAATGGGGGTGAGCTGAACTTCCGCCTGGTTCGCCGGCTCGAGATAGCGCGCGCCGAGCGGAAAACGCTTCAGCACGGCGCCGGTCTTGTCGATCAGGCTGATCGCCTCTTCCTTTTCGACGATGGCGACGCCGGCGGCGTTGAAGGAATGGGCGGCGTCATATTGCGGCTCGATCGCAAAGGCGCCGGATTTGTCGACATAGCCCCATTTGCCGTCGAGTTTCACCGCGGCGAGGCCGTTGGCGAAGGGCGCCGCTTCCGTAAAGCGCGGGGCGATCGCCATTTTGCCGTCGTGGTCGAGATAGCCGTAGACCGGCGCACCATCGAGCGGGCCGGTGGGAACGAGCGCCAGACTATCGTGGAAGCTGTGGAAGCAGCCCGCCACATCTTTTTGCCATTCACAGCTCCGCGGCCAATTGTCGAGTGCGAAAGCGGGGGATGCGGCGAGGGCGGCCGCAACGAGAACTGAGGCGCGGAGCCTGGCGCAGGTCATGGGCTCTCCCGGTCATGCCGATGCCTCCGCAGGCGCAGAACGACATCGGTCGAATGGAAAGATCAACGCACCGGCGCGCCGGCACTATGGAAGGGCCGGCTGTGTAGCATCGCGGCTCAGGGAGCTGTCAATT contains these protein-coding regions:
- a CDS encoding TRAP transporter small permease subunit, giving the protein MEAYIRFADRVSAWFGKAFAWSILVMTFGVGYEVFVRYVLGAPTSWAFDISYMMYGALFMMGGAYTLSRDGHVRGDVVYRLWRPRTQAIVELVLYFLFFFPGILALIFAGWKYASRSLRYMEVSVMSPANVPIFQFKLIIVAAGILLFQQGIAQVFRCILCIRRGAWPQHESDVEELEEQLIKEHERDILHHGGEAIDIVLPAGQTRNIFHRDHPRHRDERDDSGPPVERPGSPGTKGER
- a CDS encoding TRAP transporter substrate-binding protein, whose translation is MSESKTPVSRRSFLKAGTLAAGSAAGALAAPAIVSAQGTQTLKMQSSWPASDVFQDMAKQYADRVEAMSGGRLKIDLLPAGAVVQAFQVQDAVADGVIDATHTVTAYWYGKNKAASLFGTGPVFGADASQILAWIHFGGGKDLYRELVQDVLGLNIVGFFALPMPTQPLGWFKEEITSADQMKGLKYRTVGLATDIMQGMGLSVTQLPGGEIVPALERGVIEAFEFNNPTSDRRFGAQDVSKNYMLGSYHQAAEFFEIAFNKDLFDSLDPDLQAILEYGAEAANTANYGLAMDQYSKDLQGLINEDGVTVSRTPDAIMAAQLESWDTVLEGLMQDEFFAKVVDSQKAWSERVAFYSLMNQANYKLAYEHYFPGKLGF
- a CDS encoding DMT family transporter, with the translated sequence MQRERTTSLATAIVFATGVLWGFYWLPVRALSGLGLPGAWGTLAITFAAALLLSPAAIFRRHAIARAGLPAFASVALGGAAFALYSIGLVYGRVAIVILLYFLTPVWSTLIGRYVMGWPTPPMRIAAIAVGLVGLVVMLGADGGVPMPKSTGEWMGLLAGILWSVATTGMRTKSGLQPREAAFVFAVGAAATALLLAPVLETWPQPDGIRTLLSLLAVTLAGGGLWWGLSIAALMWATVRLEPARVGILLMAEVLVGATSAAVLAGEALQRLEIIGGALVLVAGILEIWPVRGLRQETESQRR
- a CDS encoding WG repeat-containing protein, with the translated sequence MSKTASLTTLSAALLASALTAPMAHAQMRTCDVMGSSILFSALDPNSGQTPSRSNDCMSALGEGMAAVQLPRADRNIDDIAAGQRQGYGLSDHKWGFVDRDGKLAIPPKFDAVQPFAHGLAAARDGSHWGFIDTSGDWVIEPGFGEAQAFAEIGVAPVWKLYEWVLIGRDGKRLDIDLGGHLASLSVGSGEPAPVQTTYAPVYKSPDGKEISSMPDLEIVGGFGAPEANLFLVRTHGALGIVDSDLNVLVPPLFDYIDPPRQPGGLWTAAGGATYQALLKPDGTVVGSEYREIRQISNDLWWASGDDGEVFIINRAGKTLAEIDRPGRTSIGQFGPFVTYRAEDGTQVFAPQADAPVVLEKGFLAERTIQDELLLVQDENGAVAGLISRDGHYLSRKDHDWVGQIDSVEIKGGWYWPNDIDGRLNILGPDLEPLLTPEAVEKLDGFGVEIVPRVDKGESPVPVAILGQTWCQCNEEGTGLLLSDGSMVVDKSWGNVSLLEDEPLTTDEPRFAIATAEGVGMIDETGKVLLEPSQDHISRFHNGYALTSRNGDIQALGRDGTLHDIPSGFGLKIVSPGLVTYQETAAADDLLRLYDIAAGEPVGEARFRTVQDFVEGQAIARTAEGRLGVIDQSGAWIIDPDYAEIERINGKLWAVRDEPSDEIFSTKPKAIVNAAGETIVAFTPSLQVTTWPDGRVEVLSHEAGLHLLLSENGDVEIDGRETQFARVGHWLRTIRRPATGYLTAEGEWALPLRRGVGSSFHGDRALFATAEGAHLIDRDGETTADLPTAQWAWPADADWLVGWNEDEDRTVYADAQGDETLSVEGRGGSFRNGVALNRPNRNEKPGWMDRSGDRLEIGRYRDLSRPDDEGLAYAAAQEGLYGYIDSEGRYLIPPVYRDASRFSDDRAIVTTGANAMMIDREGRPLARVNETCGVRVLYGPDNRRLWPESLPKRCR
- a CDS encoding WG repeat-containing protein: MTCARLRASVLVAAALAASPAFALDNWPRSCEWQKDVAGCFHSFHDSLALVPTGPLDGAPVYGYLDHDGKMAIAPRFTEAAPFANGLAAVKLDGKWGYVDKSGAFAIEPQYDAAHSFNAAGVAIVEKEEAISLIDKTGAVLKRFPLGARYLEPANQAEVQLTPIEAPLAPVVWDAATTKSLSLPDGTMRVEPAPFIEDGVFVQIRESRYLGSWGLLGMDGAWVVAPEVLGTQKLPITDGKTFAVDREDGWQLVDATGKPLNDTFFRGLRLIAPGTWRARTEGRTELLLDAAGNTLAELGKGTREIKSDETSTYFQTEDGVIIARAGGEVVERDFPDIGYAREQGDTLWIYDNDKGAIQALGPDGTPLLDDETLAKLDVYSISPVSAADGKAESLPLATLRPNDRNAPPAILTHEGEIVTRADWSDIDAYYADEGPLVVRADNDLYGAIAADGDWVVEPAYRQLASFHDGYALAQKPSEDDGLIVAADGSEHPVRRAVFRGRDKMADGILTYRERDPDTRSTRAGLWDIAAGKTVGEPKFVEIGEFADGFAPAKKAAPTYGGRHWGIIDRNGGWVIDPDETISLEPKRLASGLYLLEHRVDGEQTYALASPREKRVIVDGLGERPTEMPGGGFLVRPADGGALLLDESGETRMQADGNPEDVTTAGNLAILTFRSGQGAVDASGAWRVPPRFTQRLDFVLPQRVARAYDRSETLLVGADGNILSLNADATVPIPGMDRYARTLDKEGETTLIDREGKEFARIDGRYALREETGGEGLVAYRDEEASKVGFMDADGNKVIGPFFETLGPMSEGLAYFRRLDISGNRLGYLRRDGTRATPAIYLSAKSFSEGKALVVDRDGDLFFIDKEGEPTIRFAAQCGNIIVEDGNGNRTWPDEVTCETDASGDAPDDGASENDASEQRADDKGSKH